A genomic region of Nymphaea colorata isolate Beijing-Zhang1983 chromosome 2, ASM883128v2, whole genome shotgun sequence contains the following coding sequences:
- the LOC116249059 gene encoding bZIP transcription factor 44-like: MASNSTSPTISTTSSSGNSEEDLQQKMDERRQKRMLSNRESARRSRMRKQKHLDDLMAQVTLLRNENNQILSRMHVTTQHYLSLEAENATLRAQIMELTARLQSLTEMLGYMQDLSGFCMDPVEQYPDPLLRPWDVPLMNQPITASADIFQY; the protein is encoded by the coding sequence ATGGCTTCCAACAGCACCAGTCCTACGATCTCGACGACGTCTTCAAGCGGCAATTCTGAGGAAGATCTGCAGCAGAAGATGGACGAGAGGAGACAGAAGAGGATGCTTTCTAACCGCGAATCCGCAAGGAGGTCGCGTATGCGGAAGCAGAAGCATTTGGATGATCTCATGGCCCAAGTGACCCTCCTTAGGAATGAGAACAACCAGATTCTCTCCAGGATGCACGTCACCACCCAGCACTATCTGAGCCTAGAGGCAGAGAACGCCACCCTCAGAGCCCAGATCATGGAGCTCACTGCCAGGTTGCAGAGCCTCACAGAAATGCTGGGTTACATGCAGGACCTCAGTGGGTTCTGCATGGACCCAGTAGAGCAGTACCCTGATCCCCTGCTCAGACCTTGGGATGTGCCCCTCATGAACCAACCAATCACTGCATCAGCAGATATTTTTCAATACTGA